One part of the Desulfonema ishimotonii genome encodes these proteins:
- a CDS encoding MoaD/ThiS family protein gives MSAYITVRLFATLSKLTPENSDHYPIAPGTTVRELARNLNIPEKDAKLLFINNRKATLDSEIQDGDRVGIFPPVGGG, from the coding sequence ATGAGTGCATATATTACCGTCAGACTCTTTGCGACCCTGAGCAAGCTGACGCCGGAGAATTCGGATCACTATCCCATTGCCCCCGGCACCACTGTCCGGGAACTGGCGCGGAATCTGAACATCCCGGAAAAAGACGCAAAACTGCTCTTCATCAACAACAGAAAGGCAACCCTGGATTCGGAAATTCAGGATGGCGACCGGGTCGGCATCTTCCCCCCGGTGGGAGGCGGATGA
- a CDS encoding iron-containing alcohol dehydrogenase — MTINVRKFSIPEIFFGSNSLKYAGLCARRLGAEKIFFVSDPGLEKTGWVDKIFETLEDEKLNWVYYSNVVTNPRDYQVQEGAELYKAEGCDVVMALGGGSPMDAAKGVALVVSNGGTVHDYEGANRIQRPLPPMIFLPSTAGSGSDVSQFMIINDMSRHVKMSIISRTLVPNISIIDPNILVTKSRSLIIAAAIDALTHAIEAYVSRIASPFTEIQSLKAIELIISNLPEALADKSPKALENLSIAGTAAGMAFSNASLGLDHALAHSLGGVLDVMHGLIHPVLLPHVMRYNLPACTGKIADIGKIVLGKTLRTDETTALAGIEKLEEYCQSLRVATRLREIVPDRSQLARICQMAVYDSCLLTNPRSATWEEMLEICEEAW; from the coding sequence ATGACAATAAACGTTAGAAAATTCTCCATCCCTGAAATTTTTTTCGGCAGCAACAGCCTGAAATACGCCGGATTATGTGCCCGGCGTCTCGGGGCTGAAAAAATATTCTTTGTCAGTGACCCGGGCCTGGAAAAAACAGGCTGGGTGGACAAAATTTTTGAAACACTGGAAGATGAAAAGCTCAACTGGGTTTATTATTCCAATGTGGTGACCAATCCGAGGGATTATCAGGTTCAGGAAGGGGCCGAACTCTACAAGGCCGAAGGCTGCGATGTGGTGATGGCCCTGGGCGGCGGCAGCCCCATGGATGCCGCAAAGGGGGTTGCCCTGGTCGTCAGCAACGGGGGAACGGTTCACGATTACGAAGGGGCCAACCGCATTCAGCGCCCCCTGCCGCCGATGATCTTTCTGCCATCCACTGCCGGCAGCGGTTCGGATGTCTCCCAGTTTATGATCATCAATGACATGAGCCGCCACGTCAAGATGTCCATTATCAGCCGGACGCTGGTGCCGAACATCTCCATCATCGACCCGAATATTCTGGTCACGAAATCGAGATCGCTCATCATAGCGGCCGCCATTGACGCCCTGACCCATGCCATAGAGGCGTATGTGTCCCGGATCGCCTCGCCGTTCACGGAAATACAGTCCCTGAAAGCCATAGAACTGATTATCAGCAACCTGCCGGAAGCTCTGGCGGACAAATCCCCGAAGGCCCTGGAAAATCTGAGTATCGCAGGCACTGCCGCAGGTATGGCGTTCAGCAACGCCAGTCTGGGGCTGGATCACGCCCTGGCTCACTCGCTGGGCGGGGTGCTGGATGTGATGCACGGCCTGATCCATCCGGTGCTGCTCCCCCATGTGATGCGCTATAACCTCCCGGCCTGTACCGGAAAAATCGCCGACATCGGGAAAATTGTTCTGGGAAAAACACTGAGAACAGACGAGACCACCGCTCTGGCAGGCATTGAAAAGCTTGAAGAATACTGCCAGTCGCTCCGGGTGGCAACCCGGCTCCGGGAGATTGTGCCGGACCGGTCCCAACTGGCCCGGATCTGCCAGATGGCGGTCTATGACTCCTGTCTCCTGACCAATCCGCGGTCCGCCACCTGGGAGGAGATGCTTGAAATCTGTGAGGAGGCCTGGTAA
- a CDS encoding HesA/MoeB/ThiF family protein: MMTHTLLIREIRAHAVPRTLPDGTPYIGINTGPVRQLAETFGITGRQVEIAALENNMVPERYARNLKSFSLRDQITLLRSGVTVIGLGGLGGTVTEILAREGVGRLTLIDGDRFEDSNLNRQLFSACDLLSVPKAEAAADRVARINPSLVVTSHSRFLTPENAGEMLAGSDVVVDCLDSLKTRFVAEKAAKAAGIPLVSAAIAGEAGHVTTVFPNDEGLRLIYGEPGDVGDKGAERALGCLSHAITILSALECSEVIKILLKKGHPLRNRMLLMDLADTTFEILQLI; the protein is encoded by the coding sequence ATGATGACGCATACGCTGCTGATCCGGGAAATCAGGGCGCATGCCGTGCCTCGGACCCTTCCGGACGGCACTCCTTACATCGGCATCAACACGGGGCCGGTCCGGCAACTGGCTGAAACATTCGGAATCACCGGCAGGCAGGTGGAAATCGCGGCCCTTGAAAACAACATGGTCCCGGAGCGGTATGCCCGCAACCTGAAAAGCTTCTCCCTTCGGGACCAGATCACCCTGCTCCGCTCCGGGGTCACGGTAATCGGGCTGGGCGGGCTGGGCGGGACCGTCACCGAAATCCTGGCCCGCGAAGGGGTGGGCCGCCTGACCCTCATCGACGGCGACCGGTTCGAGGACAGCAACCTCAACCGCCAGTTGTTCAGCGCCTGCGACCTGCTGTCCGTTCCCAAAGCCGAGGCGGCTGCCGACCGGGTGGCCCGGATCAACCCGTCCCTCGTCGTCACATCGCACAGCCGGTTTCTTACCCCTGAAAACGCCGGGGAGATGCTTGCCGGGTCGGATGTGGTGGTGGACTGTCTCGACAGTCTGAAGACCCGTTTTGTGGCGGAAAAGGCTGCGAAAGCGGCGGGCATCCCCCTGGTTTCCGCGGCCATTGCCGGGGAAGCAGGCCATGTCACCACCGTTTTCCCGAATGATGAGGGCCTGCGCCTGATTTACGGGGAGCCCGGCGACGTGGGGGACAAAGGCGCGGAGAGGGCCCTGGGATGCCTGTCCCATGCCATCACCATCCTCTCGGCCCTGGAATGCTCTGAGGTCATCAAAATTCTGCTGAAAAAGGGCCATCCCCTCAGAAACCGGATGCTGCTCATGGACCTGGCCGACACCACCTTTGAGATCCTGCAACTGATTTAG
- a CDS encoding two-component system sensor histidine kinase NtrB: MAHETRLEDLIGLEHTKLGFFKEVQIKIRELQESNLQLEQKQQQIQGILDGITDVMAVISPDFRIVSVNPVFFEIFRHDAPLGEYCYRVFREKNRPCTPCPMKDALRKNDVCRRMVIYSIDGQNRQFEITASPLRNAQGVLQRILLLKRDVTVEKEYQAKYYHAEKMATIGLLAAGVAHEINNPLTAISGFAEGLKRRIPKLEKRLSKSQADRNMLRDFQEYIQTIMSECDRCRDIVQNLLTFSPREKVSFSAIDLNALVVDILKILDNQLKKKLPKAICLDLGEPLPRPKGVAAELKQVVLNLVLNALYAIQEKGKITLRTYTEEDQWIVLSVEDTGCGIRQKDLDKLFEPFFTTKPVGKGIGIGLSTCYNIIRQHGGEIVVKSEYGEGSEFKVKFPKKM; this comes from the coding sequence ATGGCTCATGAAACCCGTCTGGAAGACCTGATCGGTCTGGAACATACCAAGCTCGGTTTTTTCAAAGAGGTCCAGATCAAAATCCGCGAACTCCAGGAATCCAACCTGCAACTGGAACAGAAACAGCAGCAGATTCAGGGGATACTGGATGGCATCACGGATGTTATGGCGGTCATCTCCCCTGATTTCCGCATCGTATCGGTCAACCCCGTCTTTTTTGAAATTTTCCGGCACGACGCCCCCCTGGGCGAATACTGCTACCGGGTCTTCAGGGAAAAGAACCGGCCCTGCACCCCGTGTCCCATGAAAGATGCGCTGAGGAAAAACGATGTCTGCCGCCGGATGGTCATCTATTCCATAGACGGGCAGAACCGCCAGTTTGAAATCACCGCATCCCCGCTTCGGAATGCACAGGGCGTTCTCCAGAGAATCCTGCTGCTCAAGCGCGACGTGACCGTTGAAAAGGAATATCAGGCAAAATACTATCACGCCGAAAAAATGGCGACCATCGGGCTGCTGGCGGCCGGCGTGGCCCATGAGATCAACAACCCCCTCACGGCCATTTCCGGATTTGCCGAGGGGCTGAAGCGCCGTATCCCCAAGCTGGAAAAACGGCTGAGCAAGAGCCAGGCCGACAGAAACATGCTCAGAGATTTTCAGGAGTACATCCAGACCATTATGAGTGAATGCGACCGGTGCAGGGATATCGTACAAAACCTGCTCACCTTCAGCCCCCGCGAAAAGGTGTCATTCTCCGCCATAGACCTGAACGCGCTGGTGGTGGATATCCTGAAAATACTGGACAACCAGTTGAAAAAAAAGCTCCCCAAGGCCATATGTCTTGACCTTGGCGAACCTTTGCCCCGGCCCAAGGGCGTTGCAGCGGAGCTGAAACAGGTCGTACTCAACCTGGTGCTGAACGCCCTCTATGCCATTCAGGAAAAGGGGAAAATCACGCTCCGGACGTACACGGAGGAAGATCAGTGGATCGTCCTGAGCGTTGAGGATACGGGGTGCGGGATTCGTCAGAAAGACCTGGACAAACTGTTTGAACCGTTTTTTACCACCAAACCCGTGGGCAAGGGGATCGGGATCGGCCTGTCCACCTGCTACAATATTATTCGGCAACACGGCGGAGAGATCGTTGTGAAAAGCGAATACGGCGAGGGGTCCGAATTTAAAGTGAAATTTCCGAAAAAGATGTAA
- a CDS encoding glutaredoxin family protein yields the protein MTPKIKLYGLSSCSHCKGLRNFLLDNDVKFDWAYVDMLIGEERNKTLRELKKLNPLCSFPTVVIGETVIVGYKKDKIRQALADYQATP from the coding sequence ATGACACCAAAGATCAAGCTCTACGGTCTGTCTTCATGTTCTCACTGCAAAGGGCTGAGAAATTTTCTTCTGGACAACGACGTTAAATTTGACTGGGCGTATGTGGACATGCTGATCGGAGAGGAGCGCAATAAAACGCTCAGGGAATTAAAAAAGCTCAACCCCCTGTGTTCATTTCCCACGGTCGTTATCGGGGAGACCGTTATCGTCGGCTATAAAAAGGATAAAATCCGGCAGGCCCTGGCAGATTATCAGGCAACACCATAG
- a CDS encoding iron-containing alcohol dehydrogenase, producing MAVQEQVFGFFIPTVTLMGIGAHKELGNQVKTLGATKPLIITDKGITAAGITEQIVNQLKEDGIDCAVFDETVPNPTDKNVHDGLEAYKAAGCDSIISLGGGSSHDCGKGVGIVATNGGKINDYEGVDQSTKPMPPFIAINTTAGTASEMTRFCIITDLSRKVKMAIVDWRVTPNVALDDPLLMAGMPPGLTAATGMDALTHAIEAYVSTIATPITDACAIKAIELIAQYLRAAVANGADMEARDKMSYAQYLAGMAFNNASLGHVHAMAHQLGGFYDLPHGVCNAILLPHVEKFNLIAKVDRFGDIATAMGEDVTDLSAREAADVALEAIKVLSADVGIPSGLAELGVKEEDLPIMAENAQKDACGLTNPRCATLEDVIQIYKNAL from the coding sequence ATGGCAGTTCAAGAACAAGTTTTCGGCTTCTTTATCCCCACCGTTACCCTGATGGGCATTGGCGCACACAAAGAACTTGGCAACCAGGTGAAAACTCTTGGCGCAACCAAGCCTCTGATCATCACAGACAAAGGCATCACCGCTGCCGGCATCACCGAGCAGATCGTCAATCAGTTGAAAGAAGACGGCATTGACTGTGCTGTTTTTGATGAGACTGTTCCCAATCCCACAGACAAGAATGTTCACGACGGTCTGGAAGCTTACAAGGCCGCAGGTTGTGACTCCATTATCTCCCTGGGTGGCGGTAGCTCCCACGACTGTGGCAAAGGCGTCGGTATCGTTGCCACCAACGGCGGAAAGATCAACGACTATGAGGGTGTTGACCAGTCCACCAAACCCATGCCGCCGTTTATCGCCATCAACACCACCGCCGGTACCGCCAGTGAGATGACCCGTTTCTGCATCATCACCGATCTTTCCAGAAAAGTGAAAATGGCCATCGTTGACTGGCGCGTAACACCCAACGTGGCTCTGGATGATCCGCTGCTGATGGCCGGAATGCCTCCGGGACTGACCGCTGCAACCGGCATGGACGCACTGACCCACGCCATCGAAGCCTATGTGTCCACCATCGCCACCCCGATCACCGACGCATGCGCCATCAAGGCCATTGAGCTGATCGCCCAGTATCTCCGCGCAGCCGTTGCCAACGGTGCGGATATGGAAGCCCGTGACAAAATGTCCTATGCACAGTATCTGGCCGGTATGGCATTCAACAACGCCAGCCTGGGCCATGTCCACGCAATGGCACATCAGCTCGGCGGCTTCTATGATCTGCCCCACGGCGTCTGCAACGCCATCCTCCTGCCCCACGTTGAGAAGTTCAACCTGATCGCCAAGGTAGACCGCTTCGGAGACATCGCCACAGCAATGGGCGAGGACGTTACCGATCTGTCCGCACGGGAAGCGGCTGATGTTGCGCTTGAGGCCATCAAGGTTCTGTCTGCCGACGTCGGCATCCCCAGCGGCTTGGCGGAATTGGGCGTCAAAGAGGAAGACCTGCCGATCATGGCTGAGAACGCCCAGAAAGACGCCTGCGGTCTGACCAACCCCAGATGCGCAACCCTGGAAGATGTGATCCAGATTTACAAGAACGCATTATAA
- a CDS encoding sigma-54-dependent transcriptional regulator, producing MRNSNPIQILVVDDEQSIRRLIDKELSSPERLITTAGTAEEAFARVRKKRFDVIVLDIQLPDGNGLELMERFQELVPGVEIILITGYGDIDSAVEAMKMSAYDYITKPFNLDRLELVVEKAFQRVCLQRENRLLRHKQGENPPHKLIGNTAFVEEVRYLIRKVAPTHVPVLITGESGTGKNVVSRNIHHQSQRADQPLITKNCGTLQKELILSELFGYRKGSFTGASESRDGLLALAHRGTLFLDEIGELPMEVQASLLRVLENQTYRSVGGRDEQQVDIRFIFATNRNLVEEVEAGRFSQALYHRLNVFNIELPPLRDRVEDIPMLVEYFRQKLSFGPAPCRVSRRAMQCLLAYNWPGNIRELQNVIERGIILSENDLITERGLPHELVESTRETATADTPFVPLSEMEKAHILRVLKYVKDNRAKAAEILGIGRKTLYRKLKTYEIEEGGM from the coding sequence ATGCGAAACTCAAATCCCATTCAAATTCTGGTCGTGGATGACGAACAGTCCATCCGCAGACTGATCGACAAAGAACTCTCATCTCCGGAACGGTTAATCACCACAGCGGGAACGGCAGAGGAGGCATTTGCCCGTGTCCGCAAAAAGCGCTTTGACGTAATCGTTCTTGACATTCAGCTTCCTGACGGAAACGGATTGGAGCTGATGGAACGGTTCCAGGAGCTGGTACCGGGCGTGGAAATTATCCTCATTACCGGCTACGGCGATATCGACAGCGCCGTGGAGGCCATGAAGATGAGCGCCTATGACTATATCACCAAACCCTTTAACCTGGACCGCCTGGAGCTGGTCGTTGAAAAGGCCTTCCAGCGGGTGTGCCTGCAACGGGAAAACCGCCTGCTGCGCCACAAACAGGGAGAAAATCCCCCCCATAAGCTGATCGGCAACACGGCATTTGTGGAGGAGGTGCGCTATCTCATCCGTAAAGTGGCCCCGACCCATGTGCCGGTGCTGATCACCGGTGAAAGCGGCACCGGCAAGAACGTGGTCTCCCGGAACATTCATCATCAGAGCCAGCGGGCCGACCAGCCCCTGATCACCAAGAACTGCGGCACGCTCCAGAAAGAGCTGATTCTGAGCGAACTGTTCGGATACCGGAAAGGATCGTTTACCGGTGCCAGCGAATCCAGGGACGGACTGCTGGCCCTGGCCCACAGGGGCACCCTGTTCCTGGACGAGATCGGAGAGCTACCCATGGAGGTTCAGGCCTCCCTGCTCCGCGTTTTGGAAAATCAGACCTACCGCAGCGTGGGCGGGCGGGATGAGCAGCAGGTGGATATCCGGTTCATCTTCGCCACCAACCGGAACCTGGTTGAAGAGGTGGAGGCCGGTCGCTTCAGCCAGGCCCTCTATCACCGGCTCAATGTTTTCAACATCGAACTGCCCCCGCTGCGGGATCGGGTGGAAGACATACCGATGCTGGTGGAGTACTTTCGCCAGAAACTCAGCTTCGGCCCTGCCCCCTGCCGCGTATCCCGGAGAGCCATGCAGTGCCTTCTGGCCTACAACTGGCCGGGCAATATCCGGGAACTGCAAAATGTGATTGAACGGGGCATCATCCTCTCGGAAAACGACCTCATCACGGAACGGGGGCTTCCCCATGAACTGGTGGAATCAACGCGGGAGACAGCGACTGCGGACACGCCCTTTGTCCCGCTTTCCGAAATGGAAAAGGCCCACATCCTCCGGGTGCTTAAATATGTCAAAGACAACCGCGCCAAGGCGGCCGAAATCCTGGGGATCGGACGGAAAACCCTTTACCGGAAGCTGAAAACGTATGAAATAGAAGAGGGCGGCATGTAA